The stretch of DNA CCCTCGGCGCGCTCGGCGACAAGCGCGAAACCATCCTCGACATCGCCGAAGAGCGCGGCTGCGATCACCTCTTCATCAGCGGGCGGAAGCGCTCGCCCACCGGGAAGGCGCTGTTCGGCGACCTCACCCAGTCGGTGATCCTGGAGTTCGACGGCGCGGTGACGGTCACCACCGTTTAAGCCCCGCGGCCGGATAGCCGACATATGATCGACACCGTCGTGCTCGCCACGGACGGCTCGGCGAGCGTCGCCAGGGCGACCGCCGTCGCGCTCGACCTCGCGCGCCGGTTCGGGGCCGAGGTCCACGCGCTGTACGTCGTCGAGGAGAGCGACGTCGCCGCCGCGCCCGACGACGTCCGCGAACGCCTCCGCGAAGCGCTCGAAGCCGACGGCGAGACCGCGCTCGAAGACGTCCGCGGGGCGAGCGGCCGGGCGATCACGACCGCGGTCCGCGAGGGCCGACCCGCGAGCGAGATCGGGACGTACGCGCGCGAACACGACGCCGACCTCGTGGCGACCGGGACACGCGGCCGCCACGGCGAACACCGGTTCGTCCTCGGGAGCGTCGCCGAGGCCGTCGTCCGGAGCTGTCCAGTCCCCGTCCTCACCGTGCGCCAGCTCGACGCCACATAGCGCGGTCGCTGGCGGGGTGGTACATCCGTCGCCCGGCGGACCGAGGGGTTCTTCGGCCACCGTAGCGTGAGGCGGGCAT from Halococcus agarilyticus encodes:
- a CDS encoding universal stress protein; the encoded protein is MIDTVVLATDGSASVARATAVALDLARRFGAEVHALYVVEESDVAAAPDDVRERLREALEADGETALEDVRGASGRAITTAVREGRPASEIGTYAREHDADLVATGTRGRHGEHRFVLGSVAEAVVRSCPVPVLTVRQLDAT